The region GAATATATTCGATAATATTGCCCACACTTTgagaactgaaaattttcagttctGTTAGGTGAATAGATgaataattgttattttttagtctCTTTTTTAGTCAGAATCTACATTGTTACAAATAACATTATTTGGCGGAGtacaatctaaaaaaatttcaaaagctattattatctttttgttCTATTGATTCTGCTCATTTGGCCTTTTGATCTTGGATTATTAAAAGAGGCgttttaaaacagcttttaaaaaagaagtGGCAGTTCTTGAATCTTGTGGATAGTTATAAAGATGGTATTGACCTAAGAAGATGTGGGAAAATTATCTGCCTATGCGAGGAAGAGCTAGCTGAGTAAACAAAGAGAGGAGAGTCTTGAAAAAAAGACCGGTTTATGGCCAgtataaagaaaaggaaagacaACTGTAAAAAACTTGGTGTCTTTAGCTATAAGAACAGAAAcaatctaaaacaaaagaaaagggaTAGAATCTAaagtaaaaaaacgaaaataaaaatattaacccaccaagcATAATTCGCCTCTCTTTTTTAGTCAGAATCTACTGTACAGACTGGATTTTTTGAATATGGGAGCTGACTGCTGCTGAAAAGTGCCCAAAGCAATTGAGTATCTAGTCCGGAGAAATCTGCACCGTAATTTTAGCACTTGAAACGTTATTCAGACGACCCCCCCCTACAACAAGTAATATCCTTTTCTGAATCGTAATATGCTGTACATGCCCATCCCCCTCTTAAAAATTATGCTGGAGATATGCAATATTTGCCCAGGCCATGGGAATAAGCGGTAATTGTAGATCAGATCGAGCAGCATATTATGCAGTGGATCTCCCACACATGGGTCATCATCCTCTTTCTATGAGACATCTGTTTATGTAGATTGGAAAAAGTAAACCCACAACTACCAACTCCTTCAAACTTGGCTGTTTTCATGTTAAATCGGAAAATAGATTAATCCGCAAAACGCATGCAAATATTTTATAGCTGAATCAATACGCTCTCCTTCACAACAGTGGTGTCAGGTTGGAGCTTGGCATTGGGTCACCAAGATTTTTGtgcctccccctccccacattttgaaaaatacgtatttttcgatgtttctattgaaaaatGGTCTTTCACCCCTAGAAACAAAAATTCCCCATAGATTTTGAAGAAGatacatttttgttttccccTTGCCTAATTGatgtgaattgacgccactccTTTGCAAAGAAAACTATCTCCCTCTGGCAAACCTTCCAATAACCCGTGCTGTAGTTTTTGCCAAACCTAATATCGAAGGAACTTCTTGAAAGGGGTAACGTCAGTTTAATTTGGATAAGTTAAGTTAATAACACAGGGACATTTCTCCTCAAAATTCGGAAAAACAAAATTCGGAAAAACTCTTGTATATAAAGCCTTATTTCAAGAATCGACATCGCTTTGCCACCAATTTTTGtattaactctttttttaaggTATTATTTTTCACATAGAGATAAAATGACCTTAGgtccaaacaaatttttgtaaaaaaaacctgtttttcgCTTTTTTCTAACAAACTACTTTGCAGATATCTGCTTAAGAATAATGAAATTGTAAATGAGAACCGAggtatttatatataataaagaaGGAAAGATAAAATAGCTGAACAATCTGGATGGGAGTACTTCCTCTCCAGAGGGCTTGAATTTTCTATTGAATATCAGAAATCACAAGAGAGTGATTTCTGAAAGGAGGTATGCTTTTCCCTttagtaaggggggggggtggtgaaAATTTGGACCATTTTCTACGGGAGTGCTTTGTAGTTTCAGGGGAAAATACTTATAGGAGACTTACTTGCAGCTTCCTGACATTGCTCAATGTTGTAACCCAACGACAATAACTGGAATCCATGTATATATGTAGATAAATCCTTAGAAAGAcgataaagcttaaattattttgtagagattaggtattttttgctttgtattCCGTTTATGTGTGCTTTGTAATTTGTTCCGTTGGTGATTTACTTATTTcgtgtactttttttttgtgtatacaTCATCAGGGCTTTTGAAATTCACATGTatacaaatgtaaaaaaaggagATCCTCATCTTATGCACTCGGTTTAAGCCAACTTACAAATAGGaagtttcttctaaaaatcaTATCCCTCGTGAGCGGACGTTTATTTGGCATCCGCTCATTAGAGATTTTCAAGACGAAGACTCGTTagttcaagatttatttatttattttgctagtACTTTTGATCATCTCGAAGTTTCAGCTGTCCCCAGAATGAAATGAATTAACGAAGACTCGttaattcaagattttttttatattttacaagtACTTTTGATCATCTCGAAGTCTCAGCTCTCCTCAGAGTCAAACGATTTTAGACCCCCCCAATCCTACGATTTTACTTATTTCTCACAAGTTATCTCTTCTTTTGATGTTTTAACTAATTAGAGGGAATTCTTTTTGGAATTATGTTCGAACAATTTCTGAAGATCTCCAAGTGACATTTGCCTTTCCTGCCTGGGGGCTAGACAAGCTAATTGACCCCTTCACATTTTTAACGTGGTGAGTAACGAAACAACTGGCTAAAAGTTTACCTATGTGCACAGGAACATACgaatggaggggggggggctttcctCAAGATtcaggaaacaaataaataaaatataatacccCAAAATAAATTGCTTGTTTCAACTGTATAGTGAAAACTTAcagttaattgttttttttttaatatatattttgggtCAGGGGTTATTTCGTCCAAAGTTATGTCATTCCATGGAGAGTTTAGAGGTTGAAATGGACCAGGGACCACAAGTTGAAAAAAGGACGTGTAGAAGACACGATTGATACTcgaaatttctaatttctaagaATTACCTTTATGGTCCTCTCACACTATGCTGTAGAGCCTTTGCCCTAGCATAACTCAAGAATGTACGTTGCGTTGTGTAATCTCATGGAGGAAATTTTGTCCTTAGTTGCaatatgaaaaattgaaatggaATTTCTGGATCAATATATCTTGAACTTTTTCGTGCTGGATCGGAGCTTTAATCTTCATCtgtattccacatttttaactTGCTTCTGAACTGAATAAATCATTGCGATGATTCTAATGAATTTAGACGATGAATAGGatgattttatgtatttttacttTAGCCTAGCGCGGAAAGGacttgtttaaatttaaaaggtcATACGTAATGTAACTACTTAGAATAGAAAATTATGTAACCCATTACCCTGAATGGGATCCTGTTGCAATGCTTCTTCTCTTAAAAACAATAGTCACGGTTAGgtaggctatatttttttttaaataactcaAATTATTTATACTTAGTACCTTTAGTTaagtataaattatttatacttAACACTAACGCATAATATTTTCCTGATTGGGAACTGAAGGGgctttaacttaaaaaattgcCACCAGAAAATAAGTGACAAcccaaaaaatatacaaaattactGGAGCAAtcgtaaaaatatttaatattttaggaGTGTGCGGCCAAGACCCACATACCTTGTAGTCTAAGCACCTGCTTGTGTACTAATAGAagtaaatattcatttttgctagAGATCCCATTTGAGGGGAAGTGGTGTCATAAACCTCTTAAGGCTTAAAAAATATGccataaaacaaagaaagatgAAACTTTCCTGAAAGTATGGCAGAAGGCCACGTTTATTAATGCTTGTGTGATTTtgtcatgaatttttttttcttttgacagATTCTGATAAAACCCAAATATCTACACTTCCGCCCATCCCCAAAAGTCTTGTAAATTATATGCGCTTCAATGGAGCTGCTCAGAATACCCCCACTTCAAGTCCAAGAAGTACTCCGAGTAGAGAAGGAACTCCTGGAAGAAGGCCTCCGCATCCACCTCCTGTTTTCTCTTTTGATGAATTAAACTCCAGTCTGGGTAGTCTTTCAGTTTCTTCTGTAGTTGATGAAGAGGGAAGTTCAACAACCCCATTAAGAAGAAATAGTTTAATGGGCCAGCAATTGAGCGTCCTGAAGAAAGAAATGgtaattttaaatgaaacttatttatgcCTGGTTTTTAGTTAGTTTGAAGTTTGCAATTGTAATGCGAATCTCGCACTGAGCTGCAATTCTACGTCTTTACTAATTCTAGCATTTACTAATTCTAGCATTTACTAATTCTAATTCTTTACATCTTTACTGATTTACTAATTCATCTTTACTAATTCTACGTCTTTACTAATTCTTTACTAATTCCAGCATTTACTAATTCTAATTCTTTACATCTTacagcccccccgcgcgcgtaagtcgttacgcgccataatagttacgcgccattgtagttgtgtccctatgtcccacctgtgaatatagatagatatatatatatatatggttttaactacgtaaaacttgcgaatatacaacattctttgctgtcccattgtctttgcatataaatagattgtcaggtttaccgactcttgaacatgcaacatataatggtccatgggaaaacaatctgtattcagatctatacctcatgattctaatgattgcccttgagctttgttgatggtgattgctaatcgaccattccctgtcccggtgtcccggtcgtcatttacatccccctgtttcccccggtgtccccgttgtagttgtgtccctgtgtcccggtcgtcatttatattccctgtgtcccggtcgtcatttgtatcccggtgtcccggtctgtatatacattcgttttttagttttgtttttctcctttatttttttcctttttttttcttttttagcttatttagatttttagattttttagtttttttattagtttttagtttttttttctttttagttttttcgtcccggtcgtcatttatatccccctgtttcccccggtgtccccgttgtagttgtgtccctgtgtcccggtcgtcatttatatttttagtttttttagtttttttagtttttttagttttttagcttttttactttttttattagtttttagtttttttgtagtttttgcctttttttagttttttcagttttttttttagttttttattggtttttacctttattttagcttatttttcagttttttccttttttttagtttttttagtttttattttttttagttttttaccttttttttagtttttttagtttttttagttttttagcttttttattttttttattagtttttagttttttttgtagtttttgccttttttttagtttttttagttttttagcttttttattagtttttagttttttttgtagtttttgcctttttttagtttttttagttttttagcttttttattttttttattagtttttagtttttttttgtagtttttgcctttttttagttttttcagttttgacgtcacctgatccagttttttcaggtgacgtcacctgatccacgatccacagatccacagacaacttatttttatatatatagatagttttttttttttacttatgtcctggtcgtcatttatactccctgtgtcccggtgctttgttgattgctaatcgaacatttcttttgtcctggtcgctttctctttgagtgtcgtcatttattagttttttcctttttttctttttagttttttattggtttttacctttattttagcttatttttcagttttttccttttttttagttttttttttattttttattttttttagttttttacctttttttagtttttttagtttttttagttttttagcttttttactttttttattagtttttagtttttttttgtagtttctgcctttttttagttttttcagttttttttttagttttttattggtttttacctttatagtttttttagttttttagcttttttattttttttattagtttttagttttttttgtagtttttgcctttttttagtttttttagttttttagcttttttattagtttttagttttttttgtagtttttgcctttttttagtttttttagttttttagcttttttattttttttattagtttttagttttttttgtagtttttgcctttttttagttttttcagttttgacgtcacctgatccagttttttcaggtgacgtcacctgacacatccacagacagacaacttatttttatatagatagatatatatatatacatatatacatatatatatatatatatacatatatatatatatatatatatatatatatatatatatatatatatatatatatatatatatatatatatatatatatatatatatatatatatatatatatatatatatatatatatatatatagaaaatatgtaatatttaaaaaaataaatctaattgCTAAACAGTAGTTTCGCAAGCAAACTATGTATAAGCCGTAAAGGCATTTAACACTGAATACAAAGGCCTATATACAAAATTCGCATGGTTCTTATGCGAGTTTTTATTGGATTCGGTGAGAagcaagcaataaaaaaaaaaaaaaatcagtgttaAGGGACTGAACATTCCGAATATTCGAAACATCAGATTTCATGAGTTGCATAACACGGAAAATTCCTAAAATACCaagaaaatagaatttaatGCTTTAAACTAGTTAAGTGGAAAATTACACAACCATACATGTGTTAAAACATTTGGATTAAATCGGGAATTCCATTTTTAACGAAAAAGTTcttgatttcttatttttttacacTCATGGGCGCCAAGTCTAAGAATAAAGAACGTGTGTGAagcgaaaataaaatatagatgTCGGAGTAGTCACTCTTTGAGAGAGGCTGTCAGATTAGAGATTAGagcgaaaaaaatatatcatcaTAGAGTTGTAGAAAGTGCAACTTTCCTGATTGTAACTTTCCTTTCCTGAAAGTAGATTCAGcaagaatttgtttatttttctgtctCGTTCTTTTGCAGAAGGAGCTACATCCTTCTTGCTTTATTGGACGTCTTAACAAGAATTTATTCATTGTTCTATCCTCCTTTTTTGAATTACAAGGTTGTATATACAAGGGAAATTTTGTTGTGTTCAAATCTTATGGAAAAGAATATGCAGACAACAGATAGTAGAATATGCAGAAAGGATATTCAGTTATTCAtgttcaaaggaaagctacactTTCTTAAGTTGTAACAAGTTTCTACATGTTGAAAGAACATATTCAGTCATTCAtgttcaaaggaaagctacacaAAAACTTAACCAATTTAAATAAACAGGTTTGagtttcactgtccttggtacacTAAGTTACTAACTATCTTGTTTACTAAACTAACTAAGTTACTAAACTAATATCTTGTTTTtggttgattttattttgttttggttgaTGTTGTAGCATTGCAAACACAACCATTAATCTGCAGCAAACTGGATAAAAGGATAGTGATTGGATGAATAAAATTATGTTAGGCTAGCCCTAGCATCTTGTTAATAAACAGGAATTGAAAAGAAGTATATATTTCATGGAATatctaaaaatctaagctatgtattggtttgtttattattaaaattattcaacGCTTCAGATTACCTGGTGTTGACTTTCTTGCAAGAACATTGTTTTGGAAAGACCATTTTGTTGTATTTATCCCTTccaagtatttattttaaaaatgtatcaCTTTTATTTCTTGACTTGTATCACATAAAGCAGAAATATTGAATTCATTGTTTCGCTATAGAAACCAAGAACCGAAATTCAGATATGACATATTCAAGTGCAAAAAATGACTTGTATCGAAATATCAACTTGGTTTGTTACAACCAAAGGAAAAACCGTAGAAAATCCTGGTTTTCCGATATGAATAAACCTAAGATGGAGCCAGGTGgctaaaaagtttcattttggtGTCAGAAAtgtagtattttctttttaaagttcaggaaaAGGCCATCTCTGAAAATGTTCCAGCATGCCTGCTGGAAAACCCTCAAACATAACCCCCTTATTTTAGGGACTCCCCTTTCCTtaattttacaaagaaattCGGCTCCATTtaatccaaaaaacaaaattctgatgATGTAGGTGTCATTAAAACAGAATATCTCTGTCTGGACCAAACgcgaaaatacaatttttttttaaaagatttttcggGCTGGCGTCCGCTTATAGTTTTCTGTCAATTATTCGGATCTCTTGTCGAAGCTCTAGAAGTTATGACAAGACAGCACAATCAAGTCTAAATGATTTGgcaatataaactaaaaaagtttgaaatggACGAGATAAGGTAATCCTCTCAAGAGTCTTGGGGAAAGTAAATGCTTCAAAAATTACCCTCGATGTAATTCAAAttagttttagttctgaaatgAAATATCATGGCTCATCTTAGCTAAGCAATTCCCAATATAACAGCCAAGGCCGTATCTAAGGGGGgatagggggtttgacccccccccctgaaatgcTGGTCCGAttcttaaaaacgtaacaaaatgggtataaacaaacttttgatgatttgttttttttttgtgtgatgATTAAAGTTCTTCTCAGTTTACGTAATTTCTTACATACCATCAACCTCATCTCTTACGTAACCAGCAAATCTTTCATATCAGCGAATCGTGCCAGGTCACCATCAGCATATGAATTCTGCGATTTGTTGTATATTTCTAAGactcattttgtttttaaagtaccAAGTGCACCAAAATGTTTACAACGTTGTTAACTGCAATTTTTTCAGTAGaccaaagtgaaaacatttttttttccacctgTCTCAGCCTTAGGTCCATTCATATCTGAAAACCAGACTTTCCtgcgatttttcttttggttgttaaaAACCAAGTTAATAACTGGTTGTCCAAAATACTTGGTTTAATTAAACTTGGTTAATATTTCGATACAAGTCGTTTTTTGCACTTGAATTTGTCAGGTCTGCATTCCCTTTCTTCGTTTCTGAAGCGAAACAgtgaatttcatatttttgctttATGTGATACAAGTCAAGTAGTAAAAGTggtacttttttaaaataaatatttggaaaGGATAAATATAACAAAGTTGGACAATTATTCTTTCCGAAAACATGTTTTTGCAGGTAAGTCGACAACTAATATTCTGAAGCGctgaataattttataattaataaaattaacctACAGCTTAGTTTTTTAGTGACTCCATGAAATATATACTTCTCTTCAATTCTTGATTGTtaacaagataattttttaattaagatacaagaaaaacttttCGTATCTTAATTAAAGACGACTGAAAACAACCCTGTGCCccaatttatatatttcccatctattctgtcacttgtctttgtcttgtctcgcaccaacctgaaagaaactaacgaagaaaccgttTTCCTCGATTTTTATACgacgtaaacttgagtgagtggcgtataatacaaaagtaccaaaattccttcttctTGCGAAAAAAGCtcaaattctcaaaatttggaaagccttattttctaCGGGAGGAGGTGTATTTCGTGGGGGCGGTATTTATTGGGAGGTATTTTCCACAAGGTGGGGGGTGTGGGTATTTTccgttagggggggggggtatttcacagagggggggtattttccggaggTACCTTCTGAGAGGATATTTTATCGGAGGGGGGATATGATTTCTGGAGAGGGGGGCTATTTTACGCGGGAGTAATTGTGGTGGGGTCGATagggtattttccggggagtATTTTCTGCAGGTGAAATTTTTCGTGAATTGGCAGCTCTGTTGATATGAATTGGAATCGATTACAAATAGAGAAACTTTGATGACAGTAATTCCTATTTTGTGTTGGCAGTAAACTCATCAGTAGTGTCAAGGAAGAGAGAATTTAGATCTgactttttgaattatttttttgtaagaaagtAAATAAGTTGGTTCCTTCtagaagtttgatatttttttcataaatacatattttattgAGTTCTACTTGATTTTAATCATTTGACATGTTGTGACACATGTAAATACATACTTATATTTTATTGACGAATTTGATAATATGACAGTTTCAAATAATGGTTTATGAATGATTTATTCACtctgttaatttaattttgcattctttagccagctttaagttttttcattattttaaactttttctatgtttttgttctcgaaatttgaatttggcccttcggggcttgtgatagccattccttttattacagttttttcaacggaaaatGATACAGGCATACCAGCACCAGGGTGGTGCTGAAATCGAATTGAAATAGGCCTATTATCCAGTGTCCAGGGCCGtatctagttttctttttttttttgggggggttacaaaataattatttcggtgggggggggggggtagaaataaaatgaaaaaacgcatccaaaatttatttatattctttttttttacgtttttacgagttggactaACATTTCGGGGAGGAGGTTCAAACCcgttaccccctccccccgcctggatacggctttgacagtgtctattaattttttttttaatttgcttcaaattgtaaaaaaaatccccttccaGGGACCCGTCTGACTGAACATCAAACAGTAAACTATGTGAAATATGTGGTTCTATCCCGCTTTATTGGGCTTTAAATAGAGAAAGGTCGTTTTTGGCCATCTGTCTAGGGTCAAACGAAAAGCATGTTGTCCCCCAACAAGGTGGAAGGAGGTCGCAAGGaacaatttaaaggaaatgggaacttctttgcagagtgtaaagagggaggctttgtaTGATTAGGGTGGAGGAAGAGTGTGCGTAGCTGAATGACCTCATTGGTGCTTTAGTGAGTTAttagcagtaataatagtatCTACCCTTATAGGACTCACCAAATTCGCAATTTTCTAGGCCAAATTGAGACAAATGGATATGCAACTGCTCTGCCATCTATGGTCTGTGCATGAACGAATCCAAGATCTTAGGCAGAGCCTTAGTGAATCAAACTGTTCAAATATATCTGACTCCGACTACTATAATAGCTTTGATTTTGATGAAGCTGATGAAACAGACTATGAAGAAAATGTGTATGACGAGCCAGCTGCCACTGAATCCGAAGCTATTGTGAATGATAGCTCTTCCCCATTTGATATTCGGACATGTACTATGAGACAAACTAGCCTATAATGAACTGCTAATTTTATTAAtggcaatatattttttactagtgCGTAGTTCCTTAATAGTTTGAGTGATTGTTTAAACGCATGGTTGTATTGTAGAATTCCAGCTTGTATTTTAAGCCATAATCAGCACGTTTCAAAGAAGTTCAAGTTTATGTTTTATGCTCCGTTTTTCATTTGGATTGCCATATTGCAACACTCGACAAAATATCATTATCATAGGCACGACCCAAACATGGTATCGTTTAATTAATCgattagtataaaaataaattaaagtttgtcataatcaaaattttgttaatgaaaTGCGATCAAACGCACGTTTGATCGCAAGTTACGAATCGCAAAGTTACGAATCtctaaaagcaaaaacaaaactcaGCACAGAGCTTTGAGAACAATTCAGTGACCTGAATTAAATCggtgtttaattaattaattaattaatcggTGTTTCCTCccaagaaaattgaagctatgTCCCTGTGCAAAGTGCAACTACTTAAAATAAGCTTTGAAAGAACATTTATCAAATTTACTTCTATTATATGGAGTATATTTATTGttgcttgatatttttttttttttttttttttttttggatcaatttgaaaagatttaaaattgttCGTTTTCAATTGTCAATGCTTCTTCTTTCCACGCTAAGTATAATATGAAATGGATTTCAGTGCAATATATTGCGCTATACATTATATTGGACAGTgcaatatatgaatatattgtaatttcagtgcaaaaataaattacaagaatTAGCGACTGgtctaaatatttttgaaggggTTAGTAGCGCCGTTATCCCGTTAGTAGCGCCTTTGGGCTCACGTTAAAACGGTTTTTATAAGAGTTTAACTTTCATGGAAAATGTAAGtagcattaaaatattaaaattagggTCCATAATCGTCTAAGTTCAATGTAGAAAGGGCTTTATTTTGAAAGAGCAACTTATTATAGAAGACTGACATAATCTATTATATTGTACTGAAATCATCTTCAGCAGACATATATTACATGTGACAAAACCAGTATTTGACTTTTAAAGGTAGAAAATACGGATGTAGGGATTTCATGTTATTAGA is a window of Artemia franciscana chromosome 7, ASM3288406v1, whole genome shotgun sequence DNA encoding:
- the LOC136029569 gene encoding uncharacterized protein LOC136029569, with protein sequence MRFNGAAQNTPTSSPRSTPSREGTPGRRPPHPPPVFSFDELNSSLGSLSVSSVVDEEGSSTTPLRRNSLMGQQLSVLKKEMAKLRQMDMQLLCHLWSVHERIQDLRQSLSESNCSNISDSDYYNSFDFDEADETDYEENVYDEPAATESEAIVNDSSSPFDIRTCTMRQTSL